From Gemmatimonadota bacterium:
CACGGTGCGATATCCTCCGCCTCGAAGGCCGGCACGCCACTCATGGGCGGCCTGCTGATCGTCGCCGCCATCTTCGCCAGCGTGTTACTGTGGAGCGACCTTTTCAACCGCTTCACCCTGGTATTTCTGTGCGCCCTGATCTGGTTCTCCCTGTTCGGATTCATCGACGACTACCGGAAGATCAGGCACCGGGACAGCGACCGCGGCCTGTCCCAGGCCACCAAGCTCTTCTTCCAGGCGGTCTTCGGCCTGGGATTCGGCCTGGTCTTCCTGCTGCCCGGCCTGTCGCCCGTTTCGGCCGAAATCGCTTCCGAACTCTATCTCCCCTTCGTCAAGGACCCCGTCCTCGACCTGGGCTGGTGGTACCTGCCCTTCATCGCCTTCGTCATCGTGGCCATCGCCAACGCGGTGAATTTCGCAGACGGCCTGGACGGACTGTCCATCGTGCCGGTCTCGTTCACGGTGGTCGTGTACGGGGTGTTCGCCTACGTCATCGGAAACGCCATCTATTCTGGATACCTGCAGTTCACCTTCCTTCCGGGCAGCGGCGAGCTGACGGTGATCTGCGCGGGAGTCTTCGGCGCCTGCATGGGGTTTCTCTGGTACAACGCCTATCCCGCCCAGGTCTTCATGGGCGACGTGGGCGCCCTGCCGCTGGGCGGCATCGTTGGCACCCTGGCTGTCCTGCTCAAGCAGGAGTTCCTCTTCGTCATCACCGGCGGCATCTTCGTGGCCATGGCCTTCTCGGTCCTGGTCCAGGAGAAGATCGGGATCAAGTGGCTCGGCCGGCGCATCTTCTACATGGCGCCGCTCCACCACGCCTTCCAGTACCGGGGCCTCGCCGAGACCAAGGTCGTGATCCGGTTCTGGATCATCGCGGGTATCCTGGCGATCATCGGCCTGTCGACCCTGAAGATCCGGTAGGCGTCGGTCCACGAGATCCGGCAGGCGTTGGACCCCAGGCTCGGTAGTCGCGGCGGAAAGGCGCGAGGATCGTGCGCGACGGCCAGGCGACGGCCAGGCGACGGCCAGGCGACGGGCAGGCGGCGGACGGGCGACAAACGGGTGACGAACCATTAAAAGGACGGCAACCTCAAGTGATCGGCATACAGTACACCAAATGGATACCGCGGGTCGATGACGCCGAGGACCGCCTCGAACAGCTCCTGGGCCTGCTGAGCCAGATCCTCATCCACACGAGCGGCGACGTGGAAGAAGCCCTGAAGTGGATGCGCTATATCGACCAGCGGCAGGGCATCTTCGACGATGAGATGTCCTACGAGATCTTCGTTAAGGAGCTCGAGAAGCGGGGCTACGTGAAGCAGGACGACAACGCCTTCTCCCTCACCGAAAAGGGCGGGCGGCGCATCCGGGAGGACTCGCTCCGGTTCGTCTACAGCAACCTCAAGAAGGGGCTGAGCGGCGGACACGAGACGCCCTTCGAAGGGGAAGGCGCGGAGCGACTGAGCGAGACGCGGCCCTACCGGTACGGCGACCAGGCATCGAACGTCGATTTCACCTCCACCATCGGCAACGCGATCCGCCGGTCCGGGTTCGACCTGGACCTGCACGAGGACGACTTCGAAGTCTACGAAGTCGAGCACACCACGTCCTGCGCCACGGTCATGCTCCTGGACATCAGCCACAGCATGATCCTGTACGGCGAAGACCGCATTTCCCCGGCCAAGCGCGTGGCCATGGCCCTGGCGGAACTCATCATCCGCAAGTATCCGAAGGACGAACTCCACCTGGTCCTGTTCGGCGACGACGCGAAGCAGGTGAAGATCGAGGACCTGCCCTTCGTTTCGGTCGGCCCCTACCACACGAACACCAAGGCCGGCCTGCTCATGGCCAGGAACATCCTGCGGCGGACCCGAAACGTCAACAAGCAGATCTTCATGATCACCGACGGCAAGCCCTCGGCCATCTATGACCGGAACGGCCGCCTTTACCTGAATTCCTTCGGGCTGG
This genomic window contains:
- the mraY gene encoding phospho-N-acetylmuramoyl-pentapeptide-transferase yields the protein MIYHLVTYLFDTVDALSFLRLFQYLSFRAICAALTGFGVTLLFGQRIIRLLYVNHVRDNPRAHGAISSASKAGTPLMGGLLIVAAIFASVLLWSDLFNRFTLVFLCALIWFSLFGFIDDYRKIRHRDSDRGLSQATKLFFQAVFGLGFGLVFLLPGLSPVSAEIASELYLPFVKDPVLDLGWWYLPFIAFVIVAIANAVNFADGLDGLSIVPVSFTVVVYGVFAYVIGNAIYSGYLQFTFLPGSGELTVICAGVFGACMGFLWYNAYPAQVFMGDVGALPLGGIVGTLAVLLKQEFLFVITGGIFVAMAFSVLVQEKIGIKWLGRRIFYMAPLHHAFQYRGLAETKVVIRFWIIAGILAIIGLSTLKIR